One window from the genome of Bacillus weihaiensis encodes:
- a CDS encoding ABC transporter ATP-binding protein, protein MFLTIENVTKQFKNRDQKEETVLTNIDLQVKEGEFVSILGPSGCGKSTLLSIVAGLTPQSSGELFLQGKKLKGPGKERGMVFQQAALFPWLTVEENVMFPLKKQLPKKEALERAHKFLSLVQLTPYVKHSPHELSGGMQQRVAIARALAMDPALLLMDEPFGALDEQTRSRLHEVLEDVFLTTKKTILFVTHSIHEALKLSDRIVVMGTQPGRIVDIIELDFPRPREEAREELLVYEERIKNLLKSEIDKVIEKEQQYASSR, encoded by the coding sequence TTGTTTTTAACGATTGAAAATGTGACGAAGCAATTTAAGAACCGTGATCAAAAAGAGGAAACGGTTTTAACGAATATAGATCTACAAGTAAAAGAGGGAGAGTTTGTTTCCATCTTAGGACCATCAGGATGTGGGAAGTCCACCCTATTATCGATTGTGGCTGGGTTAACTCCACAGTCCTCGGGTGAGCTTTTTCTACAAGGGAAAAAGCTAAAGGGACCTGGAAAAGAAAGAGGAATGGTGTTTCAACAGGCAGCGTTATTTCCATGGTTAACGGTTGAAGAAAATGTTATGTTTCCACTAAAGAAGCAATTGCCGAAGAAGGAAGCGTTAGAAAGGGCTCATAAGTTTTTATCACTTGTCCAGTTAACGCCATATGTAAAGCATTCACCACATGAATTGTCTGGTGGAATGCAGCAGCGTGTAGCCATTGCCCGAGCACTTGCAATGGATCCGGCACTATTATTAATGGATGAACCGTTTGGTGCACTTGATGAGCAAACTCGTTCAAGGTTACATGAAGTGCTAGAGGATGTATTCTTAACAACGAAAAAAACGATCTTGTTTGTTACTCATAGTATTCATGAGGCGCTAAAATTATCTGATCGAATTGTGGTAATGGGGACTCAACCAGGAAGAATTGTTGATATTATTGAACTGGATTTTCCGAGACCGCGTGAAGAAGCGCGTGAGGAATTATTAGTATATGAGGAAAGAATTAAAAATCTTTTAAAATCTGAGATTGATAAAGTAATAGAAAAGGAGCAGCAGTATGCATCCAGTCGTTAA
- a CDS encoding alpha/beta hydrolase, translating to MSKQTGIINEHSFYSQALQEEVTLLIYLPENYSPLYKYSLLIAQDGQDYFKLGRVGRQVEALVKNEEIEDVIVVGIPYKDVEDRREKYHPDGAKFTQYIRFLAHELVPYLDKEFPSYQVGMGRALIGDSLGATISLVTGLTYPNTFGKLILQSPFVNKHVLDVVQNYTSSSRPLIYHQIGTKETEVKTTDGQISDFLTPNRELKDAIKEKELPYTYEEFEGDHTWKHWQPALTPILKLMFEA from the coding sequence ATGAGTAAACAAACAGGTATTATTAACGAACATTCCTTTTATTCACAAGCATTACAGGAAGAAGTAACACTACTTATTTATCTTCCAGAAAATTATTCACCATTATATAAATACAGCTTACTAATAGCTCAGGATGGACAGGATTATTTTAAATTAGGTAGAGTCGGTAGACAGGTAGAAGCCCTAGTGAAAAACGAAGAAATCGAAGATGTAATTGTTGTAGGCATTCCATATAAAGATGTAGAAGATCGAAGGGAAAAATATCATCCAGATGGAGCAAAGTTCACACAGTATATTCGTTTTCTTGCACATGAACTAGTACCATATCTTGATAAAGAATTTCCTTCCTATCAAGTAGGTATGGGACGAGCGTTAATTGGCGACTCACTAGGTGCCACAATCTCACTTGTAACAGGCCTTACATACCCTAATACATTCGGCAAACTAATTCTGCAGTCACCTTTTGTCAATAAACATGTACTAGATGTCGTCCAAAACTATACATCTTCTTCTCGACCACTGATTTATCATCAAATTGGTACGAAGGAAACAGAAGTGAAAACGACCGACGGCCAAATTTCAGATTTCCTTACACCAAACCGAGAACTGAAAGATGCTATTAAAGAAAAAGAATTACCATACACCTACGAAGAATTTGAAGGTGATCACACCTGGAAACACTGGCAACCAGCACTAACACCTATCCTAAAATTGATGTTCGAGGCTTGA
- a CDS encoding YjcG family protein: MNYGIALFPSKKLQDLVNSYRKRYDTHYALVPPHLTLKTSFEATEDELNEITKELRQTASVTSPLQLSIKKVSSFAPVNNVIYLKVEPTNELQELHDRLHTGSLSSEPEYSFVPHITIGQNLSDDEHSDVLGSIKMLDITHEEVIDRFHLLYQLENGSWTVYETFLLGKESE; encoded by the coding sequence ATGAACTACGGGATTGCCCTTTTTCCATCTAAAAAATTACAAGATTTAGTGAACTCTTATCGTAAACGATATGATACACACTACGCATTAGTTCCACCACATCTCACACTTAAAACTTCATTCGAAGCAACGGAAGATGAACTAAACGAGATCACAAAAGAGCTTCGTCAAACAGCTAGCGTAACAAGCCCTTTACAGCTCTCAATAAAAAAGGTGAGTTCTTTTGCACCTGTAAATAATGTCATTTACTTAAAGGTTGAACCGACAAATGAGCTACAAGAGCTTCATGATCGTCTTCATACCGGTTCATTAAGCAGCGAACCAGAATATTCATTTGTTCCACATATTACAATTGGACAAAATCTATCAGATGATGAACATTCTGATGTACTGGGAAGTATAAAGATGCTAGACATTACTCATGAGGAAGTGATTGACCGCTTCCACCTACTATATCAATTAGAAAATGGTTCATGGACTGTATATGAAACATTTTTACTCGGAAAGGAAAGCGAATAA
- a CDS encoding GNAT family N-acetyltransferase, which translates to MEIREVTTNDQLEDAYFVRKTVFVDEQHVPEEEEIDQFEAEASHVVLYDDKKPAGAGRVRLVDGYGKLERICVMKFARKMGAGKVIVNKLEDIASAQGAEKFKLYAQTHAIPFYEKLGYSVVSEEFMDAGIPHVTMTKNVH; encoded by the coding sequence TTGGAAATAAGAGAAGTTACAACAAATGACCAACTAGAAGATGCATACTTTGTAAGAAAAACTGTGTTCGTTGATGAACAACACGTGCCAGAAGAAGAGGAAATTGACCAATTCGAAGCCGAGGCATCACACGTTGTCCTCTATGACGACAAAAAGCCAGCAGGAGCAGGACGCGTTCGTCTTGTCGACGGCTACGGAAAGCTTGAACGAATTTGTGTCATGAAATTCGCACGTAAAATGGGTGCTGGTAAAGTAATTGTGAATAAGCTAGAAGACATCGCTTCTGCACAAGGAGCTGAGAAATTCAAATTATATGCCCAAACACATGCTATTCCGTTTTATGAAAAGCTAGGTTACAGTGTCGTATCTGAGGAATTTATGGATGCTGGAATCCCACACGTCACCATGACTAAGAACGTACATTAA
- a CDS encoding YetF domain-containing protein, protein MHFSQMTIELILGFFALFFITKILGKTQITQITTFDFISALVLGELVGNAIFDDEVGILRILYAVAIWGILIYILEIITQKWSRTRGFLEGRPSIIIKEGKILRESLKKSKLDINQLQHLVRSKGAFSIRELEYAVLETDGTVSVLKKAKYDTPTKQELQLNVAQQQIPITLISDGIIIMENLIEAGFNTHWLEQKLKEHSIFHAKEVLFAEWQKGEGLHIQTYAE, encoded by the coding sequence ATGCACTTTAGTCAGATGACCATAGAATTAATTCTTGGTTTTTTCGCACTTTTCTTCATCACTAAAATACTTGGCAAAACGCAGATCACACAAATAACAACCTTTGATTTTATATCCGCTTTAGTTTTAGGTGAGTTAGTAGGAAATGCTATTTTCGATGATGAAGTAGGGATTTTACGAATTCTTTATGCAGTAGCAATATGGGGGATTTTAATTTACATCCTAGAAATAATTACTCAAAAATGGAGTCGTACACGAGGGTTCTTAGAAGGTAGACCTTCCATCATTATTAAAGAAGGGAAGATTCTTCGTGAAAGCTTAAAGAAAAGCAAGCTCGATATAAATCAGCTTCAGCATTTAGTTCGTTCAAAGGGTGCATTTTCTATACGTGAGCTTGAATATGCTGTGCTTGAAACAGATGGCACAGTCAGTGTATTGAAAAAAGCTAAATATGACACCCCAACTAAACAAGAGCTTCAATTAAACGTAGCTCAACAACAAATCCCCATTACTCTCATTAGTGACGGGATCATTATTATGGAAAATCTTATTGAAGCTGGGTTCAATACTCACTGGCTAGAACAAAAACTGAAAGAACACTCTATTTTTCATGCAAAAGAGGTTCTATTTGCTGAATGGCAAAAAGGTGAAGGCTTACACATTCAAACATATGCTGAATAA
- a CDS encoding ATP-dependent helicase, with the protein MKTAKLNDELISLQRLPREEFQRIYESSLKESVTCVACEQPLKMYFGLTKSPFFYHSNKSLTSTCQEKVKKVELQMEEQSISHSPNEDLYSEQNGFRIPKARSIATVDKPITTTAWKLPKELKTVAPFTPIEKKTSSLVGIDLDTEQQIAVTTTEGPLLILAGAGSGKTRVLTTRALYMIEEKKIDPKSIMLVTFTAKAAREMQERLKKRSNGSYQALNQLVIGTFHSIFYKILQHHDKEKWNGQRLIKWDWQKENYIKQACRELAIDEKDFPFDQAIQQIGLWKNTMKSPTQVIPVDDWERKVLPLYQAYEQKKEESGQFDFDDMLLKCYELLKTNHTLLKAYQTRFHYFLIDEFQDINPVQYKLMKLLSSHTHHLCGVGDDDQTIYSFRGSEPSFILNFKTEYPAAKIIHLSANYRSDHHIVSTANDVISKNKTRHPKKMTAQSDSHAFPLSFFPYDEEEEATLIVNDIREKIEMGANPNEFAILYRTHTGGRAILERFIQSSLPFTFEKGQNSFYERRMVRTALAYLRLSVDPDNTDAFTDLIRALFLKQSILNDVKAMSILHDCSLLESLLHVTGIASFQMAKIKKIIPRIHSLKNEKPMMALAVIEKELGFNDYVKKQGNEGNAMEKGSDDLNDLKVVAKKFLTVHDFLEHTDHMLRTQKALKTDSRESGVQLMTIHRSKGLEFEHVYILGAVDGSLPHDFSLEAWRKGNGNHLEEERRLLYVAMTRAKQFLAISSPAYRRGRKAVTSRFLKPLM; encoded by the coding sequence ATGAAAACCGCAAAATTAAACGATGAACTCATTTCATTACAACGTTTACCTCGTGAAGAATTTCAAAGAATCTACGAATCCAGCTTAAAAGAATCTGTTACTTGTGTAGCATGCGAGCAGCCCTTAAAAATGTATTTCGGTTTAACAAAATCGCCCTTCTTCTACCATTCCAACAAATCGCTTACCAGTACTTGCCAAGAAAAAGTGAAGAAGGTTGAGCTTCAAATGGAAGAACAATCTATCTCACATAGTCCTAATGAAGATCTATATTCAGAGCAGAATGGTTTTAGAATCCCTAAAGCAAGAAGTATTGCAACAGTGGACAAACCTATAACGACTACAGCCTGGAAGTTACCAAAAGAATTAAAGACTGTGGCACCTTTCACACCTATCGAAAAAAAAACATCCTCGCTAGTAGGAATTGACTTAGATACCGAACAACAAATAGCTGTCACAACTACAGAAGGTCCGCTTCTCATTTTAGCCGGAGCAGGTAGTGGTAAAACAAGAGTACTCACAACAAGAGCTCTTTACATGATTGAAGAAAAAAAAATTGACCCAAAATCAATTATGCTTGTTACGTTTACAGCCAAAGCCGCTCGAGAAATGCAGGAGAGACTAAAGAAACGTTCAAATGGTTCCTACCAGGCTTTAAATCAGCTTGTTATTGGAACATTTCACAGTATTTTCTATAAAATCCTCCAGCATCATGATAAAGAAAAATGGAACGGGCAGCGATTAATCAAATGGGATTGGCAAAAGGAAAATTATATAAAGCAGGCTTGCAGAGAGCTAGCTATTGATGAGAAGGACTTTCCATTTGATCAAGCGATTCAACAAATCGGCCTCTGGAAGAATACTATGAAATCTCCAACTCAAGTGATACCTGTCGATGATTGGGAAAGAAAAGTCCTTCCCTTATATCAAGCATACGAGCAAAAAAAAGAAGAAAGTGGACAATTTGACTTTGATGACATGCTGCTTAAATGCTATGAGCTCTTAAAAACGAATCATACTTTGTTAAAAGCCTATCAAACGAGATTTCACTATTTTCTTATTGATGAATTTCAAGATATTAACCCTGTCCAGTATAAACTGATGAAGCTTCTATCAAGTCATACTCATCACCTGTGCGGAGTTGGTGATGATGATCAAACCATTTATAGCTTTAGAGGGAGTGAACCGTCTTTCATTTTGAACTTCAAGACGGAGTATCCAGCTGCAAAGATCATTCATCTTTCAGCGAATTACAGGTCAGACCATCATATTGTCTCTACAGCAAATGATGTGATCTCTAAGAACAAGACCCGACACCCAAAGAAAATGACCGCACAGTCTGATTCACATGCTTTCCCCCTCTCCTTCTTTCCATATGATGAAGAAGAGGAAGCAACCCTTATTGTAAATGACATTAGAGAAAAAATTGAAATGGGTGCCAATCCAAATGAATTCGCGATTCTCTATCGAACTCATACGGGTGGACGAGCGATATTAGAACGATTTATTCAATCTAGTCTTCCCTTCACCTTTGAAAAAGGTCAAAACTCTTTTTATGAAAGAAGGATGGTTCGAACTGCACTTGCATACTTACGGTTAAGTGTAGACCCAGATAATACAGATGCGTTTACAGATTTAATCCGAGCCTTATTTTTAAAGCAATCGATTTTAAATGATGTAAAAGCCATGTCCATCTTACATGACTGCTCGTTACTTGAATCTCTTTTACATGTAACAGGAATTGCGAGCTTTCAAATGGCAAAAATAAAGAAGATTATTCCAAGAATTCACTCATTAAAAAATGAAAAGCCAATGATGGCTTTAGCTGTTATTGAAAAAGAATTAGGCTTTAATGATTATGTAAAGAAGCAAGGAAATGAAGGAAATGCAATGGAAAAAGGATCCGATGATTTAAATGACCTTAAAGTTGTAGCAAAAAAATTTTTGACCGTCCATGATTTTCTTGAACATACTGACCACATGCTCCGTACGCAAAAAGCATTAAAAACTGATTCACGAGAATCTGGTGTTCAATTAATGACCATCCATCGATCGAAAGGTCTTGAATTTGAACATGTTTATATCCTTGGTGCAGTGGACGGTTCACTTCCCCATGATTTCTCTTTAGAAGCTTGGAGAAAAGGCAATGGCAATCACCTGGAGGAAGAACGTCGCTTACTTTATGTAGCCATGACAAGAGCGAAACAATTTTTAGCCATTTCTAGTCCCGCTTACCGACGTGGCAGAAAAGCAGTTACGTCCAGATTTTTAAAACCGCTTATGTAA
- a CDS encoding stage VI sporulation protein F, with the protein MDSKFFKNLEGKTGVNMNEILSLANSLQGANFQDEKTVRGVIQRVSRIANKPVSKEMEDKIVNSIVNGKEKLDFNTISKMINKK; encoded by the coding sequence ATGGATAGCAAATTCTTTAAAAACCTTGAAGGTAAGACTGGTGTTAACATGAACGAAATCTTGTCATTAGCTAACTCATTACAAGGCGCAAACTTCCAGGATGAAAAAACAGTTCGTGGCGTTATTCAACGTGTTTCTCGTATCGCGAATAAGCCAGTTTCTAAAGAAATGGAAGATAAAATTGTAAATTCTATCGTAAATGGAAAAGAAAAGCTGGACTTTAATACGATTTCTAAGATGATAAATAAAAAGTAG
- a CDS encoding YjcZ family sporulation protein: protein MGYGYGGGNYGCGGGGYYGNTFVLIVVLFILLIIVGASFYH, encoded by the coding sequence ATGGGTTACGGCTACGGTGGTGGCAACTACGGTTGTGGCGGCGGAGGTTACTATGGTAATACTTTCGTCTTAATCGTTGTATTGTTCATCCTTTTAATTATCGTTGGTGCTTCATTTTATCATTAA
- a CDS encoding DUF421 domain-containing protein — MAQWIEVIIRSVSIIFGLFFITKLLGKKQLSKLSFFEYIVGITVGDIAGALSMDIELNLVNGIVSILIWSLFPLVISFISLRSKGFRDIVEGKSRTFIQDGKILEKNLKREKYSTDELLEQLRKKDIFQVSDVDFAILETNGELSVLLKKEKQPVRWEDLFNKTLPVKTPLTIIMDGEFLEETIYGAGYSLAWVKEQLIMRKKKVQDIFLGQIDATGTIYFDYYDDQLEKNGGEV; from the coding sequence ATGGCACAATGGATAGAAGTAATCATACGGTCAGTATCAATTATATTTGGGCTCTTTTTTATTACAAAGCTTTTAGGGAAAAAACAGCTATCGAAATTATCTTTTTTTGAATATATTGTAGGAATTACAGTTGGAGATATTGCTGGAGCATTATCAATGGACATTGAACTAAATTTAGTTAACGGCATTGTTTCTATTTTAATTTGGTCCCTTTTTCCCCTTGTTATTTCCTTTATCTCATTAAGAAGTAAAGGATTTAGGGATATTGTAGAAGGAAAATCAAGAACGTTCATACAAGATGGGAAAATCCTTGAGAAGAATTTAAAACGAGAAAAATATAGTACAGATGAATTATTGGAGCAACTAAGAAAAAAGGATATTTTCCAGGTCTCTGACGTTGATTTTGCTATTTTAGAAACCAATGGTGAGCTAAGTGTTCTCTTAAAAAAGGAAAAGCAACCAGTTAGGTGGGAGGACTTATTTAATAAAACGTTACCCGTTAAAACCCCTCTTACAATCATTATGGATGGTGAGTTTTTAGAAGAAACGATTTATGGAGCGGGTTATAGCCTGGCCTGGGTAAAAGAGCAGCTAATCATGAGAAAAAAGAAGGTTCAGGACATTTTTTTAGGTCAAATAGATGCAACGGGAACCATTTATTTCGATTATTATGATGATCAACTAGAGAAAAATGGAGGGGAAGTATGA
- a CDS encoding vanadium-dependent haloperoxidase has protein sequence MDYLRWNEHPYAGENRPPRNGEEPLAGSWTMFYLSKSDEKTFKDPDGQKIRLDITHPSRINWDRQLTKVHHALENLTEEQINIANYYGTGVATKQWTPIIDKLIDSYGVTAPHGARILAITEAAINDAFIVAWTLKYNWLVARPNQLDPTLETILCTPRHPTYPSGHATVAGCAEEVLSYFFPGAKRKIHHEAEMDALSRLYAGVHFPIDNTEGLKLGRQIGKIVTSHVKQELNERNQPIDRPYRARTTTLLTPPEDYSQVIPYDFPTGCQSLVKGQKKVSEIMVQPKLYL, from the coding sequence GTGGATTATTTAAGATGGAATGAACATCCTTACGCGGGTGAGAATAGGCCTCCAAGAAACGGGGAGGAACCGCTAGCCGGCTCTTGGACAATGTTTTACTTATCAAAAAGTGACGAGAAGACATTTAAAGATCCCGATGGTCAAAAGATTCGCTTAGACATCACACATCCCTCAAGAATTAACTGGGACAGACAATTAACAAAGGTTCACCACGCACTTGAGAATTTAACCGAAGAACAAATCAATATTGCAAATTACTATGGAACAGGTGTCGCAACGAAGCAATGGACACCGATTATTGACAAACTCATTGATTCCTACGGAGTAACAGCACCGCATGGAGCAAGAATATTAGCCATTACCGAAGCTGCTATAAATGATGCCTTTATAGTCGCTTGGACGTTAAAGTACAATTGGTTAGTCGCTAGACCCAATCAGCTCGATCCAACATTAGAAACAATCTTGTGTACACCAAGACATCCTACCTATCCATCAGGTCACGCAACTGTGGCAGGTTGCGCTGAGGAAGTATTGAGCTATTTTTTCCCTGGAGCAAAACGAAAAATTCATCATGAAGCCGAAATGGATGCACTTTCCCGCTTATATGCCGGTGTACATTTTCCGATCGACAATACTGAAGGTCTTAAACTCGGAAGACAAATTGGAAAAATTGTTACATCCCATGTCAAGCAAGAGCTAAATGAACGAAATCAACCAATTGACCGCCCATATCGTGCAAGAACAACAACCCTTCTCACCCCACCTGAAGATTATAGCCAGGTTATCCCATATGATTTCCCAACGGGTTGTCAATCCTTAGTAAAAGGACAAAAAAAGGTATCAGAAATCATGGTTCAGCCAAAGCTTTATTTATAA
- a CDS encoding DUF1360 domain-containing protein: MLSWLELMLIGLASFRLTRLIVFDKITTFLRAPFHKEVEEVNEAGEVEIFIEIKGTGVRSWIGELLSCYWCTGVWCAAFLYGMDQFFPFIGEPFVMILAIAGFAGIIEAVVGKLIE; encoded by the coding sequence ATGCTCTCTTGGCTAGAGCTTATGCTGATTGGTCTTGCGTCTTTTCGATTAACTAGATTAATTGTTTTTGATAAAATCACGACATTTTTACGTGCTCCTTTTCATAAGGAAGTGGAGGAAGTGAACGAGGCTGGAGAGGTTGAAATTTTTATTGAAATAAAAGGAACGGGAGTAAGGTCCTGGATAGGGGAGCTGCTTAGCTGTTATTGGTGTACGGGTGTTTGGTGTGCTGCTTTCTTATATGGAATGGATCAATTCTTTCCTTTCATTGGGGAGCCATTTGTAATGATCCTCGCAATTGCTGGTTTTGCAGGTATCATTGAAGCAGTTGTAGGAAAGTTAATAGAATAA
- a CDS encoding spore coat protein, translating into MSTRWSALEDCECKKDQSPTVDSVQINETVQASEEYIFIKDSCNIEVTSTDTQVAVSLQAAIQVAIALVINLTIADSNRAEQVTEQLLQNSVIKQANKQKLIIENSRDVTVTTSDTDVAISLQVMIQILIALLVQIDIL; encoded by the coding sequence ATGTCAACTAGATGGTCTGCTTTAGAAGATTGTGAATGCAAAAAAGACCAAAGCCCTACCGTAGACAGTGTTCAAATAAATGAAACTGTTCAAGCTTCAGAAGAGTATATTTTCATTAAAGATTCTTGCAATATCGAAGTCACTTCAACAGATACTCAAGTCGCTGTATCCTTACAAGCAGCTATTCAAGTCGCGATTGCTCTTGTTATTAACTTAACAATTGCAGACAGTAACCGTGCTGAACAGGTTACTGAACAACTGTTACAAAACTCTGTTATCAAGCAAGCAAATAAGCAAAAACTGATTATTGAAAACTCTCGTGATGTTACTGTAACAACTTCTGATACTGACGTTGCCATTTCTCTTCAAGTAATGATCCAAATTTTAATCGCATTACTTGTTCAAATCGATATTTTATAA
- a CDS encoding spore coat protein, with protein sequence MQARPYEWVALDPNSCHPTDCYTTNNEVAGADVNFFNDDAQVSQSAAQVSETEQISSETIIVKDSCEISVSSTDTQVAVSLQVALQVAIALVINLTIADSNRAEQVTQQLIQQADMKQLNKQKLVIENSRKVSVTTTDTDVAISLQVLLQILIALVVNIDIL encoded by the coding sequence ATGCAAGCAAGACCATATGAATGGGTAGCTTTAGATCCGAATTCTTGTCATCCAACTGATTGTTATACAACAAATAATGAGGTGGCTGGAGCTGACGTTAACTTTTTTAACGACGACGCACAAGTAAGTCAATCTGCAGCACAGGTAAGTGAAACTGAGCAAATCTCATCTGAAACAATTATCGTAAAAGACTCATGTGAAATCTCTGTTTCTTCAACGGATACGCAAGTAGCTGTATCTTTACAAGTAGCACTTCAAGTAGCAATCGCTCTAGTTATCAACCTTACAATCGCAGACAGCAATCGTGCAGAGCAAGTCACTCAACAATTAATCCAACAAGCAGACATGAAGCAACTCAACAAACAAAAATTAGTCATTGAAAACTCTCGTAAGGTAAGTGTAACAACTACTGACACAGATGTTGCAATCTCCCTACAAGTATTACTTCAAATCTTAATCGCATTAGTTGTAAACATCGACATTCTATAA
- a CDS encoding CotY/CotZ family spore coat protein produces MGCKDRKDFDNNCVCEAVEQILAEQEAVEDISCPTSCFSNLLNPVAGTKDTIPFILFDKKGNLFKAFGNVGGFTGDMTCFQSIFFRVEAVKDCCATLSILRPVDVDGNTESVCNPCDEGFFGLEKTDFCIEVDLDCFCAIQCLSPELVDRIADQKHCR; encoded by the coding sequence ATGGGTTGCAAAGATAGAAAAGACTTCGATAATAACTGTGTATGTGAAGCGGTAGAACAAATTTTAGCTGAACAAGAAGCGGTAGAAGATATCTCATGTCCTACTAGCTGCTTCAGCAATTTATTAAATCCAGTTGCTGGTACAAAAGATACAATTCCTTTCATCTTATTTGATAAAAAAGGAAATCTTTTCAAAGCATTTGGTAACGTTGGTGGATTCACAGGAGATATGACTTGCTTCCAATCAATCTTCTTCCGTGTAGAAGCTGTAAAGGATTGCTGTGCAACATTATCAATCTTACGTCCAGTAGACGTTGATGGGAATACAGAAAGCGTATGTAATCCTTGTGACGAAGGTTTCTTCGGACTTGAAAAAACAGATTTCTGTATTGAAGTAGATCTTGACTGCTTCTGTGCGATCCAATGTTTATCACCAGAATTAGTTGACCGTATCGCTGATCAAAAACACTGCCGCTAA
- a CDS encoding CotY/CotZ family spore coat protein, producing the protein MKNGTSSCVCHTVENILDQQQAVTEKCPTSCYSNLLNPVKYLGDTIPFLLYNEKGELFKAYGYVGKRECFETTFFRVESIHHCCATLRLLLPLDCHGHLAHEVCDVKKLVKTKSCIEVDLSCFCAIQCLSPTLLHK; encoded by the coding sequence ATGAAAAACGGTACCTCTTCATGTGTTTGCCATACAGTTGAAAACATTTTGGATCAACAGCAAGCAGTAACCGAAAAATGTCCTACTAGTTGTTATAGCAATCTACTTAATCCAGTGAAGTACTTAGGTGATACAATTCCATTTCTACTTTATAACGAAAAAGGAGAGCTTTTTAAAGCATATGGGTATGTTGGAAAACGAGAGTGTTTCGAAACAACCTTCTTTCGTGTAGAAAGCATTCATCATTGCTGTGCAACACTTCGACTTCTGCTTCCTTTAGACTGTCACGGTCACCTCGCACACGAAGTATGTGATGTGAAAAAGCTCGTAAAGACTAAAAGCTGTATCGAAGTTGATCTCTCATGCTTCTGTGCTATTCAATGCTTATCACCAACCTTGTTGCATAAATAA
- a CDS encoding CotO family spore coat protein: MSKNKSAEYKVKPLMYIVQPDNQDIQVNMQSYVVKKAKSKAAVKNDSRGGAQTLVKELDTLVEEVKEVEEVKEVKDIQEEATEGKQHQDEAVLKEVKQEQSVKEYRKQRKPISQMNVAEKIDFFKNLPKNMPRTLCQIESTDETYRGVIITEEEGIVTIRSLTHAKPIDLPIDEIKAINLLGF; the protein is encoded by the coding sequence ATGAGTAAAAATAAAAGTGCGGAATACAAAGTAAAGCCACTCATGTATATTGTTCAGCCTGATAATCAAGATATCCAAGTGAATATGCAATCCTATGTTGTGAAGAAAGCTAAATCAAAAGCAGCAGTCAAAAATGACAGCAGAGGAGGTGCACAAACGTTAGTTAAGGAGCTTGATACTCTTGTAGAAGAGGTAAAAGAAGTAGAAGAGGTAAAAGAGGTAAAAGACATTCAAGAAGAGGCAACAGAGGGAAAGCAACATCAGGATGAAGCTGTCTTGAAAGAGGTAAAGCAGGAGCAATCGGTAAAAGAGTATCGTAAGCAGAGAAAGCCGATATCTCAAATGAATGTAGCTGAAAAAATTGACTTTTTCAAGAATTTACCTAAAAATATGCCTCGTACATTATGCCAAATTGAATCAACGGATGAAACATATCGAGGGGTTATTATCACAGAGGAAGAAGGAATTGTCACAATTCGTTCTTTAACACACGCAAAACCAATCGACCTACCTATTGATGAGATTAAAGCGATTAATTTATTAGGATTTTAA